Proteins encoded by one window of Candidatus Zixiibacteriota bacterium:
- a CDS encoding FlgD immunoglobulin-like domain containing protein, with product MKQNKLLILSLLASFLLLTLASYANAQNTVTFGILDVCPQPAGSKVYVPVSVDNDIDLFAIDIVGQIVSTSGGVDLVVTGVVFDNRMGLPEVLDQRYPIGDLGGGLFRLGAVKVEGADLVIGSGQVATLELEFVSECLLGSASIDPGAYNCNGDDKVTMFLDGEGTAIYPDPVTSGAVNVVNTDPQFTNCPESDFDIFWKSGSWGTNQVTIAFTVDDPDLDCDCDALAFTLMEGPGSVNSANGVYSFTATSVDIGCHHVKIKVNDSYGGEDFCEFDITVNNNPPEITECPDETINILWGQTAMATVAATDPDMGPSALVYTLESYDGPVSSEPVVNPTTGAVTWATSETNDFIGDFEICVKVSDLAPSTQDCPIPNSAVCCFNVHVEPKFRVTIEKSHDVYLGHYTDLTVTLDDSYESMEMGGFDFLIAYDQSVLSLVDAQAGALLETCGWEYFTYRHGYDGNCGNGCPSGAVRIVAMAETNNGPFHPTCFSSASGNELAVLKFYVINDHNYDCQYVPVTFFWMDCADNAISSKFGDTLFLEDVVYNLEGDIISAHGGFPNALGTDDACLTQDEEQTKEYPLRAIDFKNGGVDIICDSLIDDRGDVNMNGIAYEIADAVMFTNYFISGLSAFSTHVEGSIAASDANADGATLTVADLVYLVRVIQGDALPYQKPDPNASFTVKTQMVGGNMNVGIETTNDAGAALFVFNVTGEIGQPILADGVNMDIAYDVDNGELRILVYNIDDPEAISSGELLTIPANGTIDLREVEAADFNGSTMASSIHVLPSSFALAQNYPNPFNPTTTIMLALPVASEFTLEIYNIAGQSVRTYTGSSEAGVVEIVWDGKDTSGSSVASGIYLYKVKAADYSATRSMILLK from the coding sequence GTGTAGTTTTTGATAACCGAATGGGACTTCCGGAAGTCCTTGATCAGCGTTATCCAATCGGCGATCTTGGTGGCGGATTATTCCGTCTCGGCGCCGTAAAAGTTGAAGGTGCAGATTTGGTAATCGGTTCCGGCCAGGTTGCTACATTGGAACTTGAATTTGTTTCCGAATGTCTACTTGGCTCGGCCTCTATCGACCCAGGCGCCTACAACTGTAATGGTGACGATAAAGTCACCATGTTTTTGGATGGCGAAGGTACCGCGATCTACCCAGATCCCGTTACCAGTGGTGCAGTCAATGTTGTCAATACCGATCCGCAATTCACCAATTGCCCGGAATCCGATTTTGATATTTTCTGGAAATCCGGTAGTTGGGGCACAAACCAGGTTACAATCGCGTTTACCGTCGATGATCCTGACCTGGATTGCGATTGCGACGCTCTCGCCTTTACTCTAATGGAAGGCCCGGGTTCGGTCAACTCCGCCAATGGAGTTTACTCGTTCACGGCCACATCTGTAGACATCGGTTGTCACCATGTCAAGATTAAGGTGAATGACAGCTATGGCGGCGAAGATTTCTGTGAGTTTGATATTACCGTTAACAATAATCCTCCAGAAATTACTGAATGTCCAGACGAGACCATCAATATTCTTTGGGGTCAGACCGCAATGGCGACAGTCGCGGCCACTGATCCCGATATGGGACCTTCGGCGTTGGTTTATACACTTGAAAGTTATGACGGTCCAGTTTCCTCAGAACCGGTAGTCAATCCGACCACCGGCGCTGTGACCTGGGCTACTTCTGAAACCAACGATTTTATTGGCGATTTTGAAATCTGTGTCAAGGTTTCGGATCTTGCTCCGAGCACTCAAGATTGCCCAATACCGAACTCAGCGGTATGTTGTTTCAATGTACATGTTGAGCCGAAGTTCCGCGTCACTATCGAGAAGAGCCACGATGTTTATCTTGGCCATTACACCGATCTCACCGTTACTCTTGATGATTCTTACGAATCAATGGAGATGGGTGGTTTTGATTTCTTGATTGCGTATGATCAATCCGTTCTCAGTCTGGTTGACGCCCAAGCCGGCGCTCTTCTGGAAACCTGTGGATGGGAATACTTCACCTATCGTCACGGTTATGACGGCAACTGTGGTAACGGCTGTCCTTCCGGCGCTGTCCGGATCGTAGCAATGGCCGAAACCAATAACGGTCCGTTTCACCCGACGTGCTTCAGCTCGGCCTCAGGCAATGAGCTGGCGGTGTTGAAATTCTACGTCATCAATGATCATAACTACGATTGTCAATATGTCCCGGTCACCTTCTTCTGGATGGATTGTGCCGACAACGCCATTTCCTCCAAATTTGGTGACACGCTCTTCCTCGAAGACGTAGTTTATAATCTTGAAGGCGACATCATTTCCGCTCATGGCGGTTTTCCGAACGCGCTCGGAACCGATGACGCCTGCTTGACTCAGGACGAAGAACAGACGAAAGAATATCCTCTTCGTGCCATCGATTTCAAAAACGGCGGCGTTGACATTATCTGCGATTCTCTTATCGATGATCGCGGTGACGTTAACATGAATGGTATCGCCTACGAAATCGCTGACGCGGTCATGTTTACCAATTACTTCATCAGCGGCTTGTCCGCTTTTAGTACTCATGTCGAGGGTTCGATCGCTGCGTCCGACGCTAATGCTGACGGCGCTACCCTGACCGTCGCTGACCTGGTTTACCTCGTCCGCGTTATCCAGGGTGATGCGCTTCCGTATCAGAAGCCGGATCCGAATGCGTCCTTCACCGTGAAGACGCAGATGGTCGGCGGAAACATGAATGTCGGTATCGAGACTACCAACGATGCCGGTGCGGCCTTGTTTGTCTTTAACGTCACGGGTGAAATCGGGCAACCGATTCTGGCCGATGGTGTCAACATGGATATCGCTTACGATGTTGACAATGGCGAACTCCGCATCCTGGTTTACAACATCGACGATCCCGAAGCTATCAGCTCCGGCGAATTGTTGACCATTCCAGCCAACGGCACAATCGACCTCAGAGAAGTCGAAGCCGCTGACTTTAATGGAAGTACCATGGCTTCATCCATTCATGTCCTCCCGTCCTCTTTCGCACTGGCTCAGAACTATCCTAACCCATTTAACCCTACTACAACAATCATGCTGGCTCTACCTGTGGCCTCTGAATTTACTTTAGAGATCTACAACATTGCCGGCCAGAGTGTGCGTACCTACACCGGCTCAAGTGAAGCTGGAGTAGTTGAAATAGTGTGGGATGGTAAGGATACTTCCGGCAGCAGCGTTGCTTCGGGTATTTATCTCTATAAGGTGAAAGCCGCTGATTACTCAGCCACCAGGAGCATGATACTTCTGAAGTAA
- the ruvX gene encoding Holliday junction resolvase RuvX, which translates to MESNRFLGLDYGSRRIGVAISDPQGLIAQPLDTLIVSGMKNAVEQVKNLIDENEINDIVIGLPLNLSGQPSDLSRETELFATELKKEIKQPVYFEDERLSSKQAEQVLHSHGKKIKGNKGKIDRISAAIILQSYLDRRNI; encoded by the coding sequence ATGGAATCTAACAGATTTTTGGGACTGGATTACGGAAGCCGGCGTATTGGGGTCGCTATATCTGATCCGCAGGGACTCATTGCCCAGCCCCTGGATACGCTTATCGTTAGCGGGATGAAAAACGCTGTCGAGCAGGTAAAAAACCTTATTGATGAAAACGAAATTAATGATATCGTTATAGGCCTGCCTCTAAATCTTTCCGGACAACCATCGGATCTTTCCCGGGAAACTGAGCTATTCGCCACTGAACTTAAAAAAGAAATAAAGCAGCCCGTCTATTTTGAGGATGAACGGCTGAGCTCAAAGCAGGCGGAACAGGTTCTCCATTCTCATGGTAAAAAGATTAAGGGAAATAAAGGAAAAATCGACCGGATTTCGGCGGCCATAATTTTGCAATCATATTTGGATAGGCGAAACATTTAG
- the mltG gene encoding endolytic transglycosylase MltG, which translates to MKNYVIMIRNFKKYLWITFILFSLMVIVTGWWLFIRHDIYPASILVEPGDRFHNVVVKLHDREIVNSPWFFSKAGIIIGLDRHIIPGRYDFKKRISNFEIMRKLWKGDIAVLSVTIPEGYSLKQISALIHQKCGTNPERFDSLVRDSAYLSNLGINAGFAEGYLFPETYRFQWGVTAHEAIETMAAHLFQRMNDELLERGWELGYNLDDILTMASIVESEGSHADEFPVIASVYRNRLEIDMKLQADPTVIYGMGGLDRDLMIKDYQFSSTYNTYMHKGLPPTPICSPGMNAIMAILYPDSTDFYYFVADGNGRHVFNKTYQGHLRDIRRIKKQSR; encoded by the coding sequence TTGAAAAATTACGTCATCATGATTAGGAATTTCAAAAAATATTTATGGATTACCTTTATCCTTTTTTCCCTTATGGTAATCGTGACCGGATGGTGGCTTTTTATCAGGCATGATATTTATCCCGCCTCAATTCTGGTTGAGCCGGGTGACCGGTTCCACAATGTTGTTGTCAAACTTCATGATCGTGAAATAGTTAACTCTCCCTGGTTCTTCTCAAAAGCCGGTATAATAATCGGCCTCGACCGGCATATTATCCCCGGTCGCTATGATTTCAAGAAACGGATATCGAATTTCGAAATCATGCGCAAACTCTGGAAAGGCGACATCGCTGTTCTGAGCGTAACTATACCGGAAGGTTATTCTTTAAAACAGATAAGTGCCCTGATACACCAAAAATGCGGTACTAACCCCGAGAGATTTGACAGCCTGGTTCGAGATTCGGCCTATTTATCAAATCTCGGAATCAATGCCGGATTCGCAGAAGGATATCTTTTCCCGGAAACATATCGTTTTCAATGGGGTGTTACCGCTCACGAAGCAATAGAAACTATGGCCGCTCATCTCTTTCAGCGCATGAACGATGAACTGCTGGAGAGAGGATGGGAGCTGGGTTATAATCTCGATGACATTCTGACGATGGCTTCAATTGTTGAATCTGAAGGCAGTCATGCCGATGAATTTCCGGTTATCGCATCGGTCTATAGAAATCGTCTTGAAATTGATATGAAATTACAGGCCGATCCGACCGTAATTTACGGCATGGGCGGATTGGATCGAGATTTGATGATAAAAGATTATCAGTTTTCATCGACCTATAATACCTATATGCATAAAGGTCTGCCCCCGACACCCATTTGTTCACCGGGAATGAATGCCATTATGGCGATTCTATATCCTGATTCAACTGACTTTTATTATTTTGTAGCCGATGGCAACGGTCGCCATGTTTTTAATAAGACCTACCAGGGACACCTGCGGGACATTCGGCGAATTAAAAAACAGTCTCGATAG
- a CDS encoding sigma-54 dependent transcriptional regulator produces MPSILIVEDETGMREMLARLFEKNSFAVTAVEDETGAGRLLESQIFDLVLTDLRLGKGSGLDILVLSKKLHPETEVIIMTAYGSVETAVQAIQNGASDYITKPFKNEELVFKANKALERLDLRHTVRYLQQEVAHQFGFDNIIGNSKAINDLKQVISRISTTNIAVLITGASGTGKELIAKVIHHHSDRRKGAFVPINCSAIPENLLESELFGHVKGAFTSAIANKKGLFADAHNGTLFLDEVGDLPGPIQAKLLRVLQEKEIRPVGGNTMSKVDVRVIAATNANLDKMVREGRFRDDLYYRLNVMPLHVSPLRDRPEDIPALTEYFLRKIPKEYDRSPITLSADGLELLLKHKWPGNVRELENTLKRAVALSGGDQIRYEDIIFISPRETELTRRPSPPDKPRSLAETQKLQILKSLEENNWNYSLTASQLGIGRTTLWRKIKKFNLMQPV; encoded by the coding sequence ATGCCTTCGATATTAATAGTTGAGGATGAAACCGGCATGAGGGAAATGCTGGCGCGGTTGTTTGAGAAAAATAGTTTTGCGGTGACCGCGGTTGAGGATGAAACCGGGGCAGGTCGATTACTTGAATCACAGATTTTTGATTTGGTTTTAACTGATTTACGTTTGGGGAAGGGATCCGGTCTTGATATTTTAGTGCTTAGCAAAAAGTTACATCCCGAAACAGAAGTAATTATTATGACCGCTTACGGCTCGGTGGAAACAGCGGTTCAGGCAATTCAAAATGGCGCTTCGGATTATATCACCAAGCCGTTTAAAAATGAGGAACTGGTCTTCAAGGCAAATAAGGCCTTGGAAAGGCTGGATTTGCGTCATACTGTTCGGTATTTGCAGCAGGAAGTGGCTCATCAGTTTGGTTTTGATAATATAATTGGCAATTCAAAGGCCATAAATGATCTCAAACAGGTTATCAGCCGGATTTCGACAACCAATATTGCCGTTTTGATAACCGGCGCGTCAGGCACGGGTAAAGAGCTTATCGCTAAAGTCATTCATCATCATAGCGACAGGCGTAAGGGCGCCTTCGTGCCGATCAATTGCTCCGCCATTCCTGAAAATTTGCTGGAATCAGAATTATTTGGCCACGTTAAAGGCGCGTTTACTTCGGCGATCGCGAATAAAAAGGGTCTCTTTGCCGATGCGCATAACGGGACTCTTTTTCTTGATGAGGTCGGTGATTTACCTGGGCCGATTCAGGCCAAACTTCTCCGCGTTCTGCAGGAAAAAGAAATCAGGCCGGTCGGCGGCAATACGATGTCCAAGGTTGATGTTCGGGTAATCGCCGCAACCAACGCTAATCTTGATAAAATGGTTCGCGAGGGCAGGTTCCGCGATGATTTGTACTATCGGCTCAATGTAATGCCTCTTCATGTTTCTCCTCTACGGGACCGTCCCGAGGATATTCCGGCTCTCACGGAATACTTTTTGAGGAAAATCCCAAAAGAGTATGATAGATCTCCAATAACCCTATCGGCCGATGGGTTGGAACTATTACTCAAACATAAATGGCCGGGCAATGTCCGGGAATTGGAGAACACATTAAAACGAGCAGTCGCTCTTTCCGGTGGCGATCAGATCAGGTATGAAGATATAATCTTTATCTCACCGCGGGAAACGGAGCTGACTCGTCGGCCGTCACCGCCAGATAAACCGCGGTCTCTGGCCGAGACTCAAAAATTGCAAATCCTGAAATCGTTGGAAGAGAATAACTGGAATTATTCTCTGACCGCGAGCCAGCTTGGAATTGGGAGAACAACGCTCTGGCGTAAAATTAAAAAATTCAATCTAATGCAGCCTGTATAA